From a region of the Zingiber officinale cultivar Zhangliang chromosome 10B, Zo_v1.1, whole genome shotgun sequence genome:
- the LOC122029388 gene encoding cytochrome P450 CYP72A219-like has translation MSNYQKKLQSDQLNFTPHLPFGVADMELRFAVCSGLAALLVAVWAVRILNWAFWKPRRLDRALRSQGLRGSSYRPISGDLKEMVRLTEEARGKPMPFSHAIFPRVSPFFERAAEAHGKENKVTFHWMGPNPRAVIADPDQIREVLTNKTGEIGKPKINYLLKYFIRGVLSQEGEKWAKHRKILNPAFHIEKLKRMLPAFSACCDELVSRWDEMAAKGEEIDVSVEFQSFTGDVISRSAFGINFEEGRKIFQLQSEQTVFIDGSLPFAHIPGFRFLPTRINTRMKAIDKEVRGILLSIIKKREESIKSGTAKNDDLLGLLLESNLQHLREHGNAGLTTDEVVEECKLFYFAGQETTSLLLTWTMVVLSMHQDWQERAREEVLQAFGKEKPTFDGLSHLKTVTMILYEVLRLYPPIMGQRRQVFKSTKIGNVVYPPGVLLYLSALQVHHDPDLWGKDVDEFKPERFAEGMYKASEKNAFFPFGGGHRVCIGQNFALLEAKLALCLILQHFSFDLSPSYTHAPNVVLTLKPQHGAPIRLRRL, from the exons ATGTCTAATTATCAAAAAAAACTTCAGTCCGATCAACTCAACTTCACCCCTCATCTTCCTTTTGGAGTTGCAGACATGGAGCTGCGCTTCGCCGTGTGCAGCGGCCTGGCAGCGCTGCTGGTGGCGGTCTGGGCAGTCAGGATACTGAACTGGGCCTTCTGGAAGCCGCGCCGACTTGATCGCGCGCTCCGGTCGCAGGGGCTCAGGGGCTCCTCTTACCGCCCCATCAGCGGCGACCTCAAGGAGATGGTGCGGCTTACCGAGGAAGCCCGCGGCAAGCCCATGCCCTTCTCCCACGCCATCTTCCCTCGCGTTTCTCCCTTCTTCGAACGCGCCGCTGAAGCACACG GAAAGGAGAACAAGGTAACTTTCCATTGGATGGGACCTAATCCGAGAGCGGTCATCGCGGACCCTGATCAAATCAGAGAAGTTCTGACCAACAAGACCGGCGAGATCGGGAAGCCAAAGATCAATTATCTGTTGAAGTACTTTATTAGAGGCGTGCTGAGTCAGGAAGGTGAGAAATGGGCCAAGCATAGGAAGATTTTGAACCCCGCTTTCCATATAGAGAAGCTCAAG CGCATGCTGCCTGCTTTCTCTGCTTGTTGTGATGAGCTGGTCAGCCGATGGGATGAGATGGCGGCGAAAGGTGAAGAGATAGATGTTTCCGTCGAATTCCAGAGCTTCACCGGCGATGTCATTTCCCGGAGTGCTTTCGGTATCAATTTTGAAGAAGGAAGGAAAATTTTCCAGCTTCAGAGTGAGCAAACTGTGTTCATCGACGGCAGTCTTCCTTTTGCACATATACCGGGTTTCAG GTTTTTGCCCACCCGAATTAACACTCGAATGAAAGCAATCGACAAAGAGGTGAGAGGGATTCTATTGAGCATAATCAAGAAGAGGGAGGAGAGTATTAAATCGGGCACCGCAAAGAACGATGACCTTCTCGGCTTATTGCTGGAATCCAATCTGCAACACCTCCGAGAACATGGGAACGCCGGGTTGACGACGGACGAGGTGGTGGAAGAATGCAAGCTGTTCTACTTCGCAGGACAAGAGACGACGTCCCTTTTGCTAACGTGGACGATGGTTGTGCTGAGCATGCATCAAGATTGGCAAGAACGGGCTCGCGAAGAGGTTCTGCAAGCCTTTGGGAAAGAGAAACCCACTTTCGATGGCTTGAGCCACTTGAAGACC GTGACGATGATTCTGTACGAGGTTCTGCGACTCTACCCGCCTATAATGGGCCAGCGGCGGCAGGTCTTCAAGAGCACAAAAATTGGGAACGTAGTGTACCCTCCAGGCGTCCTGCTCTACCTGTCCGCCCTTCAGGTTCACCATGATCCAGACTTGTGGGGCAAAGACGTCGACGAGTTCAAGCCGGAGAGATTTGCTGAGGGCATGTACAAGGCGTCGGAGAAGAATGCCTTCTTCCCCTTCGGGGGCGGCCACCGGGTCTGCATAGGCCAGAACTTCGCGTTGCTGGAAGCCAAATTGGCACTATGCTTGATCCTTCAACACTTCTCCTTCGACCTCTCGCCGTCCTACACTCATGCTCCCAATGTAGTTCTCACTCTCAAGCCTCAACATGGTGCTCCCATCAGACTGCGTAGGCTTTGA